CAACCCAAACGGCTAAATGATTTTTAAGAGGCACCTCACGACCAAGTCAAGCCCATGTTCGATATTGCCTTGATATATTATGGAACATAAAGGGTATCCTGATGGTACGGGGACCTCGGCTGGTAGGGCGACCTGATCGACATGTGATATCACTGTGCATAAATGGAGAGAATACGGCCGCGTGTAAATAGCTGATGGATGGAATACATGCAAGAATACGTGGCTGGAACATATCACGATAAAGCCTGACGCAGGAGATAGCGAGCTCCAGGTAGCTCGTCCACCAAACAGCATTTTCGGGTCTTCACCCTTTTTTTTAATTTATCAGGCCAACTCTCTTCTTAATTAATCTATGAGACAATTCTTTTCCCTTTATTTCGAATTTTATTTTAGCAAAAACGCTTTTTTAAGGCTAGCAACCACGAAGCAATTTCACCCGATGATTTTTTACTTTGTATGCCTATATAGATCTCCTTGTTTACTCGTCGTTATTGCTGGCATAGTAGTGATCACTGATATCTACTCTGGTACAGGAACACGAGTGGTGGCCACCACGAGAAGCTCGGACCTCCTCCGCGTGGTGATGCCAGCCTCCTCTGTCATGTCCAACCCAGCCGCGTCCACGCCTGCAGGCAGCTCCAGGTCGAAGTGGAACAGCAgcgcggcgagcgcgagctcgATGTGCGCCAGCCCAAACGTCATCCCCGGGCACATCCTCCGCCCTGCTCCGAATGGTATGAACTCGAAGTCTGTGCCCTTGAAGTCCCTCCCGGCGCCGCCTTGCTCCTGGTCAAACCTCTCCGGCAGAAACTCCTCCGGCGCGTCCCAGTGCGCGGGGTCCCTGGCGATCGCCCACGAGTTCACGAACACCGTGGCGCCCGCGGGCACGTCGTACCCGAGCACCTGGCATGGGCTCCGGCACTGGCGTAGCGTCAGCAGCGGGCCCGGCACGTGCAGCCGGAGAGACTCCTTGACGACCATGTGCAGGTAGTGGAGGTTGCCGAGGCCGTCCTCCGTCACCCTGCAGTGGCCGGCCATTGCCCGCCGGACCTCCTCCTGCGCCTTATGCCGAACCCTCGGGTTCCTCATGAGCTCCGCCATTACCCACTGCAGCGCCGTCGTTGCCGTCTCGCTGCCCGCGGCGAACATGTCCTGCACGTGTGAGAGAAACAGAGCAGCTAAAGATTAGTAATCCCGTGGCGCGCATGCATGGCGTGGCGTGGAGCTCGCAGCTAGATTGTCGCGCCGGATCACTGGAAGACCTTACAATCATAACGAATTTTATGTTCTCGGTGGTCAGCGGGTGCTGGGAGCCCACTTCTTCCTGGAGTCCGAGGAGCACGTCGACCAGGTCTTCGCCTTCGGCTTCTCCTTCGCCGGCGGCTTTCCTCTCCCGGTGCTCCTGGATGACGGCGTCCATGATCTGCAGCATCTCGCGGCGGCAGCGCTTGATCCGGCCGGGCTCGCGGCTGACGAGCATCGCGAGGCGCGATGACGGAAACAGGTCCGGCAGGCTCAGCCCGGGCCTCATACGGAACATGTCCTCGAACAGCTTCAGGCACGCGTCGCGGCCCTTGAACGGCCTGCTGCCGATGATGGCGCGCACGGTGGAGTCCGCGATGTATGCCGCGATAATCTCCGTCAGGTTCACCGAGCGACGCTCGGGCGGCGATGGCGAGGACGAGGCGACGGCGCGGAGGAGGCGGCCGAGCTCGTCCTGGCGGACCGGGCGGAAGGAGTGGACGCGGCGGGCGCTGAGGAGCTCCTGGGTGCAGATCTTGCGGAGCTGGCGCCACGCGTCGCCGAAGGGCGCGAAGACGAGGCCCTCGGAGCCCTGGAACCAGAGGCGCGACATGGGTCCGACGGGCCGAGACGCGAAGGCGGGGTCGTGGGTCTTCAGGATCTCGCGCGCCGCGTCCGGGGACGAGGCCACCACGGCCGTCACCTCGCCGAACCGGAGCAGCATCAGCGGGCCGTGGCGCCATGCCAGGTCGCGCAACGCTTGGTGCGGGATCGCGCCCGCGAGGTGGTGCAGGTGGCCGATCACCGGCAGCGCCCACGGCCCTGGCGGGAGCCGCGCGACGCCGGACGACTCGGGCGGCGTCAATCTTCTTGAGGCGAAGAGAATGAGGGGTATGATGGCAAGGAGAGGCACGAGCAGCAGCAGGTGGAGCGGGACGTCGGCGTCCATGGCAGCTCGATGGCTGGTGCGCGGGAGGAGCAACAGTTCTGAAAGATACAAGCTATATCAGCGTGCAGTAGTGTCAATCTTTGTCCgatctttttattttattttatttttgcgaaTCTGATATGCATAATGCATCACACAATTGTTGTGCATCCCATATCTGTGGCTTTGTGCAGCTCACGCCAAAGACGTTTAAAGGGGTTTATTGCAGTTGAGCGGTTTATCAAATGATCTACTAGAATCTTTTGCAGTTTTGCTAAAGCATTTTTAGATGTGCCATAAGTATTACACATCTAAGTCTTATGTCATTAATCTTATGCAGATATTTATGTGGAAATTTCTTTTTTGCCTTTTCTTTTCAGGTCCGTCTATGTCACATAGATGTGAGATAATACCTCAAGTATAATGTCAATGTCACCTTTTTTTTTCCTGTTTGTTTGATTCCATTTTGTCAAAGGCCAAAACTAAAAACTACCTCATTGTGCGTCCGCCTTGATGACCGGCCTATATGCAAATCTGGTCACTAGCTCTCCTCATAAAAAAATCTGGTTGCTAGCTACCCGTATAAAGAAACCTGATAGCTAGCTTTTTCTGGAAAACAAAATGATCGCTAGTGCTAAATCGACTCGTTAGCTTTTGCCTCTGATCGTTATACATTTTTTTTGCGGGGATGATCGTTATACATTTACAAGGACATCTCTAGCTAGCTTCTAGGCTACCAAcgatttatttttatttttgccttttgaTTTTTGCGTTTTTCACTATTATATTCTAATTAATTTTCAGTAAAGAACAAAATTTCATCAACACatatttcaaaaacatgttcacGAATTTGCATAAGTTTTTTCAAATTATAAAAAAGTTAACGAATACCAAAAATGTTCTAATATATGGTGAACAATGCTTTAATATATGATGATCATTTTCTGAATACACACTAAATATTGTTTTTGATATACATGAACTTTTTTATATATGACTAACTAAAAGCGAACTTTTTTATATACATTGAACAAAAGCGAacaggaaaaaaacaaaaaatagagAAAATAGATAACTAAGAAgagaacaaaaaaacattttgaTTTGCTTTTAAAAAATTGATCAACACGAACAATTTTAGAAAAATGAACTAATTTATAATTTTTGAAACATGTATTGAAACTTGTGAATTTATGAACAAACAAATAATTATCAGAATATGAAAATATAAGATCAACTTCTGAAAAATAGAAAAATTAAAAGGAGAGgaaaaaaaatgaagaaaaatgataAATAAAAAAGCAGAAAAAACATGAAGAAAATGAAACAAAGTAAAAAATGTATCCTACCTACTTGGGCCGGTTCATCTGCAATTT
The sequence above is a segment of the Aegilops tauschii subsp. strangulata cultivar AL8/78 chromosome 6, Aet v6.0, whole genome shotgun sequence genome. Coding sequences within it:
- the LOC109761176 gene encoding premnaspirodiene oxygenase-like; protein product: MDADVPLHLLLLVPLLAIIPLILFASRRLTPPESSGVARLPPGPWALPVIGHLHHLAGAIPHQALRDLAWRHGPLMLLRFGEVTAVVASSPDAAREILKTHDPAFASRPVGPMSRLWFQGSEGLVFAPFGDAWRQLRKICTQELLSARRVHSFRPVRQDELGRLLRAVASSSPSPPERRSVNLTEIIAAYIADSTVRAIIGSRPFKGRDACLKLFEDMFRMRPGLSLPDLFPSSRLAMLVSREPGRIKRCRREMLQIMDAVIQEHRERKAAGEGEAEGEDLVDVLLGLQEEVGSQHPLTTENIKFVMIDMFAAGSETATTALQWVMAELMRNPRVRHKAQEEVRRAMAGHCRVTEDGLGNLHYLHMVVKESLRLHVPGPLLTLRQCRSPCQVLGYDVPAGATVFVNSWAIARDPAHWDAPEEFLPERFDQEQGGAGRDFKGTDFEFIPFGAGRRMCPGMTFGLAHIELALAALLFHFDLELPAGVDAAGLDMTEEAGITTRRRSELLVVATTRVPVPE